From the genome of Desulfobotulus pelophilus, one region includes:
- a CDS encoding SLC13 family permease: MPSVRYGLRIIGNNKLLLLLTAALILLLWERPEKVGELGTFIHWPTIAALTGLMILSRGLEDSGMLARAGHVLLGWARGQRRLACLLVLFSALLSAIVTNDVALFIVVPLTLALRTLTPIPIGRMVIFEAFAVNAGSALSPVGNPQNLFLWQASEVGFMEFLFVMMPLGAILLLLVLFLIPFAFPAQSIESADLGSSRPVKISMAGVSLLFYPLFLVMLEQGWSVSALILTALVYLIFWRGVLRGVDWLLLLVFVLMFMVTGLLASLPWLHGAATLAERLPGGIFTSAMLLSQAISNVPATLFLHHFTHDWQLLAWGANVGGFGLAIGSMANLIALRLARNHRLWWSFHFWSLPLLVMGWLAGMVLIR; the protein is encoded by the coding sequence ATGCCGTCGGTCCGGTATGGTTTAAGGATTATTGGGAATAACAAGCTTCTTCTGTTGCTGACGGCGGCACTCATACTGCTGCTGTGGGAGCGGCCCGAAAAGGTAGGGGAACTGGGTACCTTTATACATTGGCCAACCATTGCGGCCCTTACGGGGTTGATGATTCTCAGCAGGGGATTGGAAGACAGCGGTATGCTGGCCAGAGCAGGCCATGTTCTTCTGGGCTGGGCACGTGGTCAGCGGCGGCTGGCCTGTCTGCTGGTTCTGTTTTCAGCCCTGCTGTCGGCCATTGTCACCAATGATGTGGCGCTTTTCATTGTAGTGCCGCTGACACTGGCGCTGCGGACCCTAACGCCGATTCCCATTGGCCGGATGGTGATATTTGAAGCCTTTGCCGTGAATGCGGGCTCTGCCTTGAGTCCTGTGGGCAACCCCCAGAACCTGTTTCTGTGGCAGGCTTCGGAAGTCGGTTTCATGGAATTTCTTTTTGTCATGATGCCGCTGGGCGCCATACTTCTGCTGCTGGTTCTGTTTCTGATTCCCTTTGCCTTTCCAGCACAGTCCATTGAGTCGGCAGACCTTGGCAGCTCCCGGCCCGTGAAGATATCCATGGCCGGTGTTTCCCTGCTGTTTTATCCCCTTTTTCTTGTAATGCTGGAGCAGGGGTGGTCAGTGAGTGCCCTGATTCTGACAGCTCTGGTCTATCTTATTTTCTGGCGTGGAGTGCTGCGTGGGGTGGACTGGCTGCTGCTGCTGGTTTTTGTGCTGATGTTCATGGTAACCGGTCTGCTGGCATCCCTGCCGTGGCTGCATGGTGCTGCCACACTGGCCGAAAGGTTGCCGGGCGGTATCTTTACATCCGCCATGCTCCTTTCTCAGGCAATCTCCAATGTACCGGCTACCCTTTTTCTTCACCATTTTACCCACGACTGGCAGCTTCTGGCCTGGGGAGCCAATGTGGGAGGATTTGGTCTGGCCATAGGATCCATGGCCAACCTTATTGCCCTGCGACTGGCCAGAAATCACCGGCTCTGGTGGTCCTTCCACTTTTGGTCCCTTCCGCTGCTGGTGATGGGGTGGTTGGCGGGTATGGTGTTGATCCGGTGA
- the rsgA gene encoding ribosome small subunit-dependent GTPase A has product MVKMRDLGFDDWFQEKSAELCGMDNSVARVAAVDRHYFTIRNEHGEIPAELAGRMYFQAGSPSDLPCVGDWVCVQYHSDDTYAIIHGVFPRKSFVRRKRAGSEVEYQMIAANVDVAFIVQSCHFDFNLARLNRYLVMAADGHVEPVVILAKTDLISHEELQEKLAAVKQAGITARIIPLSNETGKGLDVFHEVLVPGRTYCLLGSSGVGKTTLINGLAGRDAYATRAVSATGEGTHTTTRRQLIVLNTGVLFIDTPGMRELGLMDRGEGIRREFDDILELSRACRFTDCSHTQESGCAVLAAIADGNISEERFHSYAKLRKESEFHEMSYLDKRNKDKSFGRFLKKVGKGAKRRGNKRER; this is encoded by the coding sequence ATGGTAAAAATGAGAGATCTGGGATTTGACGACTGGTTTCAAGAAAAGTCCGCTGAACTTTGCGGCATGGATAACAGTGTAGCCAGAGTGGCGGCCGTTGATCGCCATTATTTCACCATCAGGAATGAGCACGGTGAGATTCCCGCAGAGCTGGCAGGCAGAATGTATTTTCAGGCTGGTTCACCGAGTGATCTGCCATGCGTGGGAGACTGGGTCTGTGTACAATATCATAGTGATGATACATACGCCATCATTCACGGTGTCTTTCCCAGAAAGAGTTTTGTAAGACGAAAACGGGCCGGATCCGAAGTGGAGTATCAGATGATTGCGGCCAATGTGGATGTGGCTTTCATTGTGCAGTCCTGCCATTTTGATTTCAATCTGGCCCGGTTGAACCGTTATCTGGTCATGGCCGCTGACGGACATGTGGAGCCCGTTGTGATTCTCGCCAAAACCGATCTGATTTCCCATGAAGAACTTCAGGAGAAGCTTGCAGCTGTGAAACAGGCGGGTATCACGGCGAGAATTATTCCCCTCAGCAATGAAACGGGTAAGGGACTGGATGTCTTTCATGAGGTGCTTGTGCCCGGTCGAACCTATTGCCTGCTGGGATCATCCGGAGTGGGCAAAACCACATTGATTAATGGTCTGGCGGGCCGCGATGCTTATGCGACCCGTGCCGTCAGTGCCACGGGAGAGGGTACCCACACCACAACACGACGGCAGCTGATTGTGCTGAATACGGGGGTTCTGTTCATAGACACACCGGGCATGAGGGAGCTGGGTCTGATGGACAGGGGCGAGGGAATCAGAAGGGAGTTTGATGATATTCTTGAGCTTTCCAGAGCCTGTCGTTTTACGGACTGCAGCCATACTCAGGAGTCCGGCTGTGCTGTTCTTGCGGCCATAGCAGATGGGAATATCAGCGAGGAACGTTTTCATTCCTATGCCAAACTCAGAAAAGAGTCGGAGTTCCACGAGATGTCCTATCTGGATAAGCGCAACAAGGATAAGTCCTTCGGGCGTTTTCTGAAAAAGGTCGGGAAAGGTGCCAAACGGCGCGGGAATAAAAGGGAGAGGTAG